The following are encoded in a window of Amaranthus tricolor cultivar Red isolate AtriRed21 chromosome 2, ASM2621246v1, whole genome shotgun sequence genomic DNA:
- the LOC130806501 gene encoding polyol transporter 5, with amino-acid sequence MSEAAAPAASKVMADFDPVKKPPKRNMFAFACASLASMTSVLLGYDIGVMSGAAIYIQKDWNLSDTKIQFLVGTLNIYSLFGSFAAGRTSDWIGRRYTVVLAGGIFFVGALLMGFATNYAFLMVGRFVAGIGVGYALMIAPVYTAEVSPASCRGFLTSFPEVFINAGILFGYVSNVAFMKLGTNLNWRLMLGVSAIPSVLLALGVLAMPESPRWLVMQGRLADATKVLLRTSDSPQEAQLRLRDIKEAAGIPLECNDDIVVVDKSKRKSGQGVWKELLINPTPAVRRVLIAGIGIHFFQQASGIDAVVLYSPRIFGKAGITSDMNKLRATVAVGFVKTMFILVATFTLDKFGRRPLLLTSVGGMIIALITLATSLTIIDHSHDKVMWAIALCITMVCAYVAAFSIGLGPITWVYSSEVFPLRLRAQGTSIGVAVNRVISGIISSFFLSLSNGITTGGAFFLFAGIAIIAWFFFFTFLPETQGRTLENMDELFEDFRWKDSLHGKKPNDNVNEDSTKKESNGINGKSQIQLEATTNNQ; translated from the exons atgtcTGAAGCAGCAGCACCAGCTGCAAGTAAAGTTATGGCAGATTTTGATCCTGTTAAGAAGCCTCCTAAGAGAAATATGTTTGCTTTTGCTTGTGCTTCTTTGGCTTCTATGACTTCAGTCTTGCTTGGCTATG ATATAGGAGTAATGAGTGGGGCAGCAATCTACATCCAAAAAGATTGGAACCTATCGGACACAAAAATCCAATTCCTAGTGGGTACACTAAACATCTACTCCCTCTTCGGCTCATTCGCCGCCGGTAGGACGTCTGATTGGATTGGACGTCGCTACACGGTAGTATTAGCCGGAGGCATATTTTTCGTAGGAGCCCTGCTAATGGGGTTCGCTACGAACTATGCATTTTTAATGGTAGGACGTTTTGTGGCGGGTATAGGTGTTGGTTACGCACTTATGATTGCACCTGTTTATACTGCCGAAGTATCACCCGCCTCTTGTAGAGGATTTCTTACGTCTTTTCCTGAAGTTTTTATAAATGCTGGGATTTTATTTGGGTACGTTTCAAATGTTGCGTTTATGAAACTTGGTACTAATTTGAATTGGAGGTTAATGTTGGGAGTTAGCGCTATCCCTAGTGTGTTACTAGCTCTTGGTGTTCTTGCTATGCCCGAGTCGCCAAGGTGGCTTGTTATGCAAGGTAGACTTGCTGATGCTACTAAAGTTCTTTTGCGTACTTCCGACTCGCCTCAAGAGGCTCAACTTCGACTTAg GGATATCAAAGAGGCCGCAGGGATCCCACTTGAATGTAACGATGATATAGTTGTTGTTGATAAGTCAAAAAGAAAATCTGGTCAGGGAGTTTGGAAAGAACTCTTGATCAACCCCACACCCGCCGTAAGACGTGTATTAATTGCTGGTATCGGAATTCACtttttccaacaagcctccggCATTGACGCCGTGGTTTTATACAGTCCAAGAATTTTCGGCAAGGCTGGAATCACAAGTGACATGAACAAGTTACGTGCGACTGTTGCAGTCGGATTTGTTAAGACTATGttcatattagttgcaacatttaCTCTCGACAAATTCGGAAGAAGACCATTACTATTAACTAGTGTTGGGGGTATGATCATAGCCCTTATAACCCTAGCCACATCTTTAACCATAATTGACCATTCTCATGACAAGGTTATGTGGGCCATAGCCTTGTGTATAACTATGGTTTGTGCTTATGTGGCAGCATTTTCTATAGGATTAGGTCCTATCACATGGGTCTATAGTTCCGAAGTGTTCCCCTTAAGGTTAAGGGCACAAGGTACAAGTATTGGTGTTGCAGTTAATAGGGTTATTAGTGGAATTATTTCATCCTTTTTTCTGTCTTTGTCCAATGGAATTACTACAGGTGGCGCGTTCTTTCTCTTTGCTGGAATTGCTATTATTGCTTGGTTTTTCTTCTTTACATTTCTTCCGGAGACTCAAGGAAGAACACTAGAGAATATGGATGAGTTGTTTGAGGATTTTAGGTGGAAGGACTCTTTGCATGGTAAGAAGCCAAATGATAATGTTAATGAGGATAGCACAAAAAAGGAAAGCAATGGGATCAATGGAAAGAGTCAAATACAATTGGAAGCAACAACAAACAATCAATGA
- the LOC130806500 gene encoding uncharacterized protein LOC130806500, with translation MYKSYVVDMKIKGRGSKLKITIPDEIDRAIGENARHLVNECGRIVRTKAPLNVKSWKEAFDAAGESMLKEIQDKFEIDKSSDYFRMYAFVLETMQRLYRLYKCRLHNYYKSARCGKTNEELKKNPPLDLPQPQWEYLIKYYGSDKFKVISERNSKNRNSDKRTKHTTGNLSFPESEDVLTKENDNVKLTADKVWLIQHTRKNDQGKLEWLDTRSKEIHVKLKDVVASAGDSMTQDEILLRVLGQKSGHVRGKGTGIRAYSKEKAQIEQRKIVEQQQEKIQEQQQQIKDLMESQLLQQRQFEEYKAQQQEAIESMKQSILQQLQNKEVQ, from the exons AGGATCGAAATTGAAGATCACAATACCTGATGAAATTGACCGAGCAATTGGAGAAAATGCTCGTCACTTGGTTAATGAGTGTGGGCGTATTGTGAGGACAAAAGCTCCCTTGAATGTGAAAAGTTGGAAAGAAGCATTTGACGCAGCTGGAGAAAGTATGTTGAAGGAAATACAG GATAAGTTTGAAATTGATAAGTCTAGCGATTACTTCCGAATGTATGCATTTGTCTTGGAGACCATGCAACGTTTATATAGATTGTACAAGTGTAGGTTGCACAATTACTACAAAAGTGCGAGATGCGGAAAAACTAACGAGGAGCTCAAAAAGAATCCTCCTCTTGACTTACCCCAACCTCAATGGGAATATCTGATCAAGTATTACGGATCTGACAAATTTAAG GTCATAAGTGAGAGGAACTCTAAAAATCGGAATTCTGACAAGAGAACTAAGCATACAACTGGAAATTTATCATTTCCTGAATCAGAAGATGTATTG acaaaagagaaTGATAATGTGAAGCTAACTGCTGATAAAGTTTGGCTTATCCAACACACTcgtaagaatgatcaaggaaaacTAGAATGGCTCGATACGCGGTCAAAAGAAATCCAT GTGAAGTTGAAAGATGTTGTTGCATCAGCTGGGGATTCAATGACACAAGATGAAATTTTGCTTAGAGTTCTGGGCCAAAAGTCAGGGCATGTACGTGGAAAAGGGACAGGGATACGTGCATATTCTAAAGAGAAAGCACAAATAGAACAACGTAAGATTGTGGAGCAACAACAAGAGAAAATTcaagagcaacaacaacaaattaaagattTGATGGAAAGTCAGTTGCTACAACAACgacaatttgaagaatataaggCACAACAACAAGAAGCAATTGAATCGATGAAACAAAGCATCTTACAACAGCTACAGAATAAAGAAGTTCAATGA